In Quercus lobata isolate SW786 chromosome 12, ValleyOak3.0 Primary Assembly, whole genome shotgun sequence, a genomic segment contains:
- the LOC115970017 gene encoding DUF724 domain-containing protein 6-like isoform X3: MTQPHPTCNTTKMGSFGSSSESQPQPQPQPQPQPLPHQLFTVGTEVEVSSDEEGFKGSWYIATVLESSISKKHKRARVEYKTLLTEDGSEQLKEDVDLSYVRPLPPKDDVANTKDFVEGEIVGAYCRDGWWTGVVKKALGKSRYRVFFENPPDVIEFEVKDLRVHLEWLEGKWLPPAKQKKAESIFSSGTDVEVNIKKENLRDAWFPAIVIKENEDDTFIVKCQSSRNGDEAGLEKITVDLLHIRPRPPHPPVNKRYDVLEKVDAFWDFAWRPGVIVKLYTDTRYLVFFKLANENKIINQSEIRPHVEWKDGKWDTGSEEVLPASDVQERSGHAQNNTGSPVITTQIESSGVAKDKIENRTPPSTNSVKNLMEQHPNEGKEVTPALTPCMKTIKFKVPTPNGDATRTPPSKKLKTENAAEAPLSITASQSRKTPSKVSMKVLSGMATPNSGGKGSKLSGVIGNQPSAKTESLVRPRKAWTKQRELGKLDNQRTNPVNTKRRYTKTPVKDPLTSASGKKGNASGGTAKESDQAGVKKEAGIPFILGLEAKEMGGLVSGNPRHLSKKKNTNHSTKDKGIMEIDQQKSGGSSNKRKRGRPRKLVITSSEASLGGQEQNGVGGAANETDVKDHLTQEVASDMVTGEQSTDSHDASRRKLAEVSGTNCTSNDAVMTRVDNTDDDDRPLSAWFGVQSPPNVNEPRPLSAGTADERSEEREGPVDGTADKLSEARGQVDTAQQVPATVDTEQQVPATVGTEQQVPATDTTGDSALDENRSLPFVKSSPLWKTIESMEIFKALPQNPHFRPLVKCTEAYREGLAIGNMVTFSSLVEKISKLQFGDPRSIFDSYLEGLRDLEKQGFDVTLLRSRINEMISFKDREAQILNESKDAEGKILHFDREKAEMAEEMANISKKIIELQEKRASIKSEMENKIREIAGLQMHADAIKEDIQNNRINFEKLAAAPWKSG, translated from the exons atgactcaACCCCACCCTACTTGTAATACAACCAAAATGGGGAGCTTCGGAAGCAGCAGCGAgtcacagccacagccacagcctcagccacagccacaaccactgCCACATCAGCTTTTTACAGTAGGCACAGAAGTCGAGGTGAGCAGTGACGAAGAAGGGTTCAAAGGCTCTTGGTACATAGCCACTGTTCTTGAGTCCTCTATTTCCAAGAAGCACAAGAGAGCTCGGGTCGAGTACAAGACTTTGCTAACCGAAGATGGGTCTGAGCAGTTGAAGGAGGATGTTGATTTGTCCTACGTGAGACCTTTGCCTCCCAAAGACGACGTTGCTAACACTAAGGATTTCGTTGAAGGTGAGATTGTTGGTGCTTACTGTAGAGACGGTTGGTGGACTGGTGTGGTTAAGAAGGCTTTGGGAAAGTCGAGGTACAGGGTTTTCTTTGAGAACCCACCTGATGTGATTGAGTTTGAGGTTAAGGATTTGAGGGTGCACCTTGAATGGCTTGAGGGGAAGTGGCTTCCGCCTGCAAAGCAG AAAAAGGCAGAGTCAATTTTTAGCTCAGGAACGGATGTGGAAGTgaatatcaaaaaagaaaatttacgTGATGCTTGGTTCCCTGCGATTGTCATTAAAGAAAACGAGGATGACACATTCATTGTGAAGTGTCAGAGCTCGAGAAATGGTGATGAGGCTGGGCTTGAGAAGATTACCGTAGATTTACTTCATATTCGGCCTCGTCCTCCACATCCTCCTGTGAACAAGAGATATGACGTGTTGGAAAAAGTGGATGCATTTTGGGACTTCGCTTGGCGGCCTGGTGTGATTGTGAAACTTTATACTGATACAAGATATCTTGTCTTTTTCAAGCTTGCGAATGAGAATAAGATAATTAATCAGTCAGAAATAAGACCCCATGTGGAATGGAAAGATGGAAAATGGGATACAGGATCGGAG GAAGTACTGCCTGCTTCAGATGTTCAAGAACGGTCAGGACATGCTCAAAACAATACTGGTAGCCCTGTGATAACCACTCAAATTGAAAGTTCAGGTGTTGCAAAggataaaattgaaaatagaacCCCTCCTTCTACAAATTCTGTGAAGAATTTGATGGAGCAGCATCCTAACGAAGGAAAAGAAGTTACTCCTGCCTTGACCCCATGCATGAAgactataaaatttaaagtgCCCACTCCTAATGGTGATGCTACACGGACACCTCCTtcaaaaaagttgaaaacagAGAATGCTGCTGAGGCCCCATTATCCATTACAGCAAGTCAGTCAAGGAAGACGCCAAGCAAAGTATCAATGAAAGTACTTTCTGGAATGGCTACTCCAAACAGTGGTGGTAAAGGATCAAAATTATCAGGTGTCATTGGGAATCAACCTTCTGCTAAAACTGAGAGCCTTGTTAGGCCAAGGAAAGCT TGGACTAAGCAACGGGAGCTTGGTAAATTGGACAATCAAAGAACAAATCCTGTAAATACAAAAAGAAGATATACAAAGACACCAGTTAAAGACCCACTGACTTCAGCATCAG GTAAGAAAGGCAATGCAAGTGGTGGCACTGCAAAAGAAAGTGATCAGGCGGGTGTAAAAAAAGAAGCTGGAATACCTTTTATCTTAGGGTTAGAAGCTAAGGAGATGGGAGGTTTAGTCTCTGGAAATCCTCGACATCtttcaaagaagaagaatacaaaTCATTCAACAAAAGACAAGGGCATCATG GAGATAGATCAGCAGAAGTCTGGAGGAAGCagcaataaaagaaagagaggaagacCACGTAAATTAGTAATCACAAGCTCAGAAGCTTCACTGGGAG GTCAGGAGCAGAATGGAGTTGGAGGTGCTGCTAATGAAACTGATGTAAAAGATCATCTAACTCAAGAAGTTGCTTCAGATATGGTTACAGGGGAGCAGTCTACAG ACTCTCATGATGCCTCCAGAAGAAAATTAGCTGAAGTTTCTGGGACAAATTGCACGTCAAATGATGCTGTTATGACAAGGGTTGACAATACTGATGATGATGATCGACCTCTATCAGCATGGTTTGGAGTGCAGAGTCCACCAAATGTCAATGAGCCAA GACCATTGTCTGCTGGAACTGCTGATGAACGCAGTGAAGAAAGAGAAGGACCAGTTGATGGAACTGCTGATAAACTCAGTGAAGCAAGAGGACAAGTTGATACTGCACAGCAAGTTCCTGCAACTGTTGATACCGAACAGCAAGTTCCTGCAACTGTTGGTACTGAACAGCAGGTTCCTGCAACTGATACAACAGGTGACTCTGCGTTGGATGAGAATAGAAGCTTGCCGTTTGTGAAGAGCTCGCCACTCTGGAAGACAATTGAATCTATGGAAATATTTAAAGCATTGCCACAAAATCCACATTTTCGTCCTTTGGTTAAGTGCACAGAGGCATACCGTGAGGGATTGGCAATTGGTAATATGGTAACTTTTTCCAGTCTGGTTGAGAAAATATCCAAGTTGCAATTCGGTGATCCTAGAAGCATTTTCGATAGCTATTTGGAGGGTCTTCGTGACTTGGAAAAGCAAGGATTTGATGTTACACTTTTAAGAAGCCGTATCAATGAAATGATATCATTTAAAGATAGGGAAGCACAGATTCTGAATGAGTCAAAAGATGCTGAGGGCAAGATATTGCATTTTGATCGTGAGAAAGCAGAAATGGCTGAAGAGATGGCCAATATTTCTAAGAAGATCATTGAGTTACAGGAAAAACGTGCATCGATCAAGTCAGAAATGGAGAACAAAATACGTGAAATTGCCGGTTTGCAGATGCATGCAGATGCAATCAAGGAAGACATTCAGAACAACCGGATTAATTTTGAGAAGCTAGCTGCTGCCCCTTGGAAATCAGGGTGA
- the LOC115970017 gene encoding DUF724 domain-containing protein 6-like isoform X2, producing MTQPHPTCNTTKMGSFGSSSESQPQPQPQPQPQPLPHQLFTVGTEVEVSSDEEGFKGSWYIATVLESSISKKHKRARVEYKTLLTEDGSEQLKEDVDLSYVRPLPPKDDVANTKDFVEGEIVGAYCRDGWWTGVVKKALGKSRYRVFFENPPDVIEFEVKDLRVHLEWLEGKWLPPAKQKKAESIFSSGTDVEVNIKKENLRDAWFPAIVIKENEDDTFIVKCQSSRNGDEAGLEKITVDLLHIRPRPPHPPVNKRYDVLEKVDAFWDFAWRPGVIVKLYTDTRYLVFFKLANENKIINQSEIRPHVEWKDGKWDTGSEEVLPASDVQERSGHAQNNTGSPVITTQIESSGVAKDKIENRTPPSTNSVKNLMEQHPNEGKEVTPALTPCMKTIKFKVPTPNGDATRTPPSKKLKTENAAEAPLSITASQSRKTPSKVSMKVLSGMATPNSGGKGSKLSGVIGNQPSAKTESLVRPRKAWTKQRELGKLDNQRTNPVNTKRRYTKTPVKDPLTSASAQSERERERLVCLLRERETATVPRRRRAYCHAQSRETTPVPVMQLRVGKKGNASGGTAKESDQAGVKKEAGIPFILGLEAKEMGGLVSGNPRHLSKKKNTNHSTKDKGIMIDQQKSGGSSNKRKRGRPRKLVITSSEASLGGQEQNGVGGAANETDVKDHLTQEVASDMVTGEQSTDSHDASRRKLAEVSGTNCTSNDAVMTRVDNTDDDDRPLSAWFGVQSPPNVNEPRPLSAGTADERSEEREGPVDGTADKLSEARGQVDTAQQVPATVDTEQQVPATVGTEQQVPATDTTGDSALDENRSLPFVKSSPLWKTIESMEIFKALPQNPHFRPLVKCTEAYREGLAIGNMVTFSSLVEKISKLQFGDPRSIFDSYLEGLRDLEKQGFDVTLLRSRINEMISFKDREAQILNESKDAEGKILHFDREKAEMAEEMANISKKIIELQEKRASIKSEMENKIREIAGLQMHADAIKEDIQNNRINFEKLAAAPWKSG from the exons atgactcaACCCCACCCTACTTGTAATACAACCAAAATGGGGAGCTTCGGAAGCAGCAGCGAgtcacagccacagccacagcctcagccacagccacaaccactgCCACATCAGCTTTTTACAGTAGGCACAGAAGTCGAGGTGAGCAGTGACGAAGAAGGGTTCAAAGGCTCTTGGTACATAGCCACTGTTCTTGAGTCCTCTATTTCCAAGAAGCACAAGAGAGCTCGGGTCGAGTACAAGACTTTGCTAACCGAAGATGGGTCTGAGCAGTTGAAGGAGGATGTTGATTTGTCCTACGTGAGACCTTTGCCTCCCAAAGACGACGTTGCTAACACTAAGGATTTCGTTGAAGGTGAGATTGTTGGTGCTTACTGTAGAGACGGTTGGTGGACTGGTGTGGTTAAGAAGGCTTTGGGAAAGTCGAGGTACAGGGTTTTCTTTGAGAACCCACCTGATGTGATTGAGTTTGAGGTTAAGGATTTGAGGGTGCACCTTGAATGGCTTGAGGGGAAGTGGCTTCCGCCTGCAAAGCAG AAAAAGGCAGAGTCAATTTTTAGCTCAGGAACGGATGTGGAAGTgaatatcaaaaaagaaaatttacgTGATGCTTGGTTCCCTGCGATTGTCATTAAAGAAAACGAGGATGACACATTCATTGTGAAGTGTCAGAGCTCGAGAAATGGTGATGAGGCTGGGCTTGAGAAGATTACCGTAGATTTACTTCATATTCGGCCTCGTCCTCCACATCCTCCTGTGAACAAGAGATATGACGTGTTGGAAAAAGTGGATGCATTTTGGGACTTCGCTTGGCGGCCTGGTGTGATTGTGAAACTTTATACTGATACAAGATATCTTGTCTTTTTCAAGCTTGCGAATGAGAATAAGATAATTAATCAGTCAGAAATAAGACCCCATGTGGAATGGAAAGATGGAAAATGGGATACAGGATCGGAG GAAGTACTGCCTGCTTCAGATGTTCAAGAACGGTCAGGACATGCTCAAAACAATACTGGTAGCCCTGTGATAACCACTCAAATTGAAAGTTCAGGTGTTGCAAAggataaaattgaaaatagaacCCCTCCTTCTACAAATTCTGTGAAGAATTTGATGGAGCAGCATCCTAACGAAGGAAAAGAAGTTACTCCTGCCTTGACCCCATGCATGAAgactataaaatttaaagtgCCCACTCCTAATGGTGATGCTACACGGACACCTCCTtcaaaaaagttgaaaacagAGAATGCTGCTGAGGCCCCATTATCCATTACAGCAAGTCAGTCAAGGAAGACGCCAAGCAAAGTATCAATGAAAGTACTTTCTGGAATGGCTACTCCAAACAGTGGTGGTAAAGGATCAAAATTATCAGGTGTCATTGGGAATCAACCTTCTGCTAAAACTGAGAGCCTTGTTAGGCCAAGGAAAGCT TGGACTAAGCAACGGGAGCTTGGTAAATTGGACAATCAAAGAACAAATCCTGTAAATACAAAAAGAAGATATACAAAGACACCAGTTAAAGACCCACTGACTTCAGCATCAG CACaatccgagagagagagagagagactggtGTGCTTGctgcgagagagagagactgcTACTGTGCCGAGACGACGTCGCGCCTACTGCCATGCCCAATCGAGGGAGACAACTCCTGTGCCGGTGATGCAACTCCGTGTTG GTAAGAAAGGCAATGCAAGTGGTGGCACTGCAAAAGAAAGTGATCAGGCGGGTGTAAAAAAAGAAGCTGGAATACCTTTTATCTTAGGGTTAGAAGCTAAGGAGATGGGAGGTTTAGTCTCTGGAAATCCTCGACATCtttcaaagaagaagaatacaaaTCATTCAACAAAAGACAAGGGCATCATG ATAGATCAGCAGAAGTCTGGAGGAAGCagcaataaaagaaagagaggaagacCACGTAAATTAGTAATCACAAGCTCAGAAGCTTCACTGGGAG GTCAGGAGCAGAATGGAGTTGGAGGTGCTGCTAATGAAACTGATGTAAAAGATCATCTAACTCAAGAAGTTGCTTCAGATATGGTTACAGGGGAGCAGTCTACAG ACTCTCATGATGCCTCCAGAAGAAAATTAGCTGAAGTTTCTGGGACAAATTGCACGTCAAATGATGCTGTTATGACAAGGGTTGACAATACTGATGATGATGATCGACCTCTATCAGCATGGTTTGGAGTGCAGAGTCCACCAAATGTCAATGAGCCAA GACCATTGTCTGCTGGAACTGCTGATGAACGCAGTGAAGAAAGAGAAGGACCAGTTGATGGAACTGCTGATAAACTCAGTGAAGCAAGAGGACAAGTTGATACTGCACAGCAAGTTCCTGCAACTGTTGATACCGAACAGCAAGTTCCTGCAACTGTTGGTACTGAACAGCAGGTTCCTGCAACTGATACAACAGGTGACTCTGCGTTGGATGAGAATAGAAGCTTGCCGTTTGTGAAGAGCTCGCCACTCTGGAAGACAATTGAATCTATGGAAATATTTAAAGCATTGCCACAAAATCCACATTTTCGTCCTTTGGTTAAGTGCACAGAGGCATACCGTGAGGGATTGGCAATTGGTAATATGGTAACTTTTTCCAGTCTGGTTGAGAAAATATCCAAGTTGCAATTCGGTGATCCTAGAAGCATTTTCGATAGCTATTTGGAGGGTCTTCGTGACTTGGAAAAGCAAGGATTTGATGTTACACTTTTAAGAAGCCGTATCAATGAAATGATATCATTTAAAGATAGGGAAGCACAGATTCTGAATGAGTCAAAAGATGCTGAGGGCAAGATATTGCATTTTGATCGTGAGAAAGCAGAAATGGCTGAAGAGATGGCCAATATTTCTAAGAAGATCATTGAGTTACAGGAAAAACGTGCATCGATCAAGTCAGAAATGGAGAACAAAATACGTGAAATTGCCGGTTTGCAGATGCATGCAGATGCAATCAAGGAAGACATTCAGAACAACCGGATTAATTTTGAGAAGCTAGCTGCTGCCCCTTGGAAATCAGGGTGA
- the LOC115970017 gene encoding DUF724 domain-containing protein 6-like isoform X1, which translates to MTQPHPTCNTTKMGSFGSSSESQPQPQPQPQPQPLPHQLFTVGTEVEVSSDEEGFKGSWYIATVLESSISKKHKRARVEYKTLLTEDGSEQLKEDVDLSYVRPLPPKDDVANTKDFVEGEIVGAYCRDGWWTGVVKKALGKSRYRVFFENPPDVIEFEVKDLRVHLEWLEGKWLPPAKQKKAESIFSSGTDVEVNIKKENLRDAWFPAIVIKENEDDTFIVKCQSSRNGDEAGLEKITVDLLHIRPRPPHPPVNKRYDVLEKVDAFWDFAWRPGVIVKLYTDTRYLVFFKLANENKIINQSEIRPHVEWKDGKWDTGSEEVLPASDVQERSGHAQNNTGSPVITTQIESSGVAKDKIENRTPPSTNSVKNLMEQHPNEGKEVTPALTPCMKTIKFKVPTPNGDATRTPPSKKLKTENAAEAPLSITASQSRKTPSKVSMKVLSGMATPNSGGKGSKLSGVIGNQPSAKTESLVRPRKAWTKQRELGKLDNQRTNPVNTKRRYTKTPVKDPLTSASAQSERERERLVCLLRERETATVPRRRRAYCHAQSRETTPVPVMQLRVGKKGNASGGTAKESDQAGVKKEAGIPFILGLEAKEMGGLVSGNPRHLSKKKNTNHSTKDKGIMEIDQQKSGGSSNKRKRGRPRKLVITSSEASLGGQEQNGVGGAANETDVKDHLTQEVASDMVTGEQSTDSHDASRRKLAEVSGTNCTSNDAVMTRVDNTDDDDRPLSAWFGVQSPPNVNEPRPLSAGTADERSEEREGPVDGTADKLSEARGQVDTAQQVPATVDTEQQVPATVGTEQQVPATDTTGDSALDENRSLPFVKSSPLWKTIESMEIFKALPQNPHFRPLVKCTEAYREGLAIGNMVTFSSLVEKISKLQFGDPRSIFDSYLEGLRDLEKQGFDVTLLRSRINEMISFKDREAQILNESKDAEGKILHFDREKAEMAEEMANISKKIIELQEKRASIKSEMENKIREIAGLQMHADAIKEDIQNNRINFEKLAAAPWKSG; encoded by the exons atgactcaACCCCACCCTACTTGTAATACAACCAAAATGGGGAGCTTCGGAAGCAGCAGCGAgtcacagccacagccacagcctcagccacagccacaaccactgCCACATCAGCTTTTTACAGTAGGCACAGAAGTCGAGGTGAGCAGTGACGAAGAAGGGTTCAAAGGCTCTTGGTACATAGCCACTGTTCTTGAGTCCTCTATTTCCAAGAAGCACAAGAGAGCTCGGGTCGAGTACAAGACTTTGCTAACCGAAGATGGGTCTGAGCAGTTGAAGGAGGATGTTGATTTGTCCTACGTGAGACCTTTGCCTCCCAAAGACGACGTTGCTAACACTAAGGATTTCGTTGAAGGTGAGATTGTTGGTGCTTACTGTAGAGACGGTTGGTGGACTGGTGTGGTTAAGAAGGCTTTGGGAAAGTCGAGGTACAGGGTTTTCTTTGAGAACCCACCTGATGTGATTGAGTTTGAGGTTAAGGATTTGAGGGTGCACCTTGAATGGCTTGAGGGGAAGTGGCTTCCGCCTGCAAAGCAG AAAAAGGCAGAGTCAATTTTTAGCTCAGGAACGGATGTGGAAGTgaatatcaaaaaagaaaatttacgTGATGCTTGGTTCCCTGCGATTGTCATTAAAGAAAACGAGGATGACACATTCATTGTGAAGTGTCAGAGCTCGAGAAATGGTGATGAGGCTGGGCTTGAGAAGATTACCGTAGATTTACTTCATATTCGGCCTCGTCCTCCACATCCTCCTGTGAACAAGAGATATGACGTGTTGGAAAAAGTGGATGCATTTTGGGACTTCGCTTGGCGGCCTGGTGTGATTGTGAAACTTTATACTGATACAAGATATCTTGTCTTTTTCAAGCTTGCGAATGAGAATAAGATAATTAATCAGTCAGAAATAAGACCCCATGTGGAATGGAAAGATGGAAAATGGGATACAGGATCGGAG GAAGTACTGCCTGCTTCAGATGTTCAAGAACGGTCAGGACATGCTCAAAACAATACTGGTAGCCCTGTGATAACCACTCAAATTGAAAGTTCAGGTGTTGCAAAggataaaattgaaaatagaacCCCTCCTTCTACAAATTCTGTGAAGAATTTGATGGAGCAGCATCCTAACGAAGGAAAAGAAGTTACTCCTGCCTTGACCCCATGCATGAAgactataaaatttaaagtgCCCACTCCTAATGGTGATGCTACACGGACACCTCCTtcaaaaaagttgaaaacagAGAATGCTGCTGAGGCCCCATTATCCATTACAGCAAGTCAGTCAAGGAAGACGCCAAGCAAAGTATCAATGAAAGTACTTTCTGGAATGGCTACTCCAAACAGTGGTGGTAAAGGATCAAAATTATCAGGTGTCATTGGGAATCAACCTTCTGCTAAAACTGAGAGCCTTGTTAGGCCAAGGAAAGCT TGGACTAAGCAACGGGAGCTTGGTAAATTGGACAATCAAAGAACAAATCCTGTAAATACAAAAAGAAGATATACAAAGACACCAGTTAAAGACCCACTGACTTCAGCATCAG CACaatccgagagagagagagagagactggtGTGCTTGctgcgagagagagagactgcTACTGTGCCGAGACGACGTCGCGCCTACTGCCATGCCCAATCGAGGGAGACAACTCCTGTGCCGGTGATGCAACTCCGTGTTG GTAAGAAAGGCAATGCAAGTGGTGGCACTGCAAAAGAAAGTGATCAGGCGGGTGTAAAAAAAGAAGCTGGAATACCTTTTATCTTAGGGTTAGAAGCTAAGGAGATGGGAGGTTTAGTCTCTGGAAATCCTCGACATCtttcaaagaagaagaatacaaaTCATTCAACAAAAGACAAGGGCATCATG GAGATAGATCAGCAGAAGTCTGGAGGAAGCagcaataaaagaaagagaggaagacCACGTAAATTAGTAATCACAAGCTCAGAAGCTTCACTGGGAG GTCAGGAGCAGAATGGAGTTGGAGGTGCTGCTAATGAAACTGATGTAAAAGATCATCTAACTCAAGAAGTTGCTTCAGATATGGTTACAGGGGAGCAGTCTACAG ACTCTCATGATGCCTCCAGAAGAAAATTAGCTGAAGTTTCTGGGACAAATTGCACGTCAAATGATGCTGTTATGACAAGGGTTGACAATACTGATGATGATGATCGACCTCTATCAGCATGGTTTGGAGTGCAGAGTCCACCAAATGTCAATGAGCCAA GACCATTGTCTGCTGGAACTGCTGATGAACGCAGTGAAGAAAGAGAAGGACCAGTTGATGGAACTGCTGATAAACTCAGTGAAGCAAGAGGACAAGTTGATACTGCACAGCAAGTTCCTGCAACTGTTGATACCGAACAGCAAGTTCCTGCAACTGTTGGTACTGAACAGCAGGTTCCTGCAACTGATACAACAGGTGACTCTGCGTTGGATGAGAATAGAAGCTTGCCGTTTGTGAAGAGCTCGCCACTCTGGAAGACAATTGAATCTATGGAAATATTTAAAGCATTGCCACAAAATCCACATTTTCGTCCTTTGGTTAAGTGCACAGAGGCATACCGTGAGGGATTGGCAATTGGTAATATGGTAACTTTTTCCAGTCTGGTTGAGAAAATATCCAAGTTGCAATTCGGTGATCCTAGAAGCATTTTCGATAGCTATTTGGAGGGTCTTCGTGACTTGGAAAAGCAAGGATTTGATGTTACACTTTTAAGAAGCCGTATCAATGAAATGATATCATTTAAAGATAGGGAAGCACAGATTCTGAATGAGTCAAAAGATGCTGAGGGCAAGATATTGCATTTTGATCGTGAGAAAGCAGAAATGGCTGAAGAGATGGCCAATATTTCTAAGAAGATCATTGAGTTACAGGAAAAACGTGCATCGATCAAGTCAGAAATGGAGAACAAAATACGTGAAATTGCCGGTTTGCAGATGCATGCAGATGCAATCAAGGAAGACATTCAGAACAACCGGATTAATTTTGAGAAGCTAGCTGCTGCCCCTTGGAAATCAGGGTGA